The following proteins come from a genomic window of Pocillopora verrucosa isolate sample1 chromosome 6, ASM3666991v2, whole genome shotgun sequence:
- the LOC131787250 gene encoding calcium homeostasis modulator protein 6-like, translating into MSGAAASFFTTIATAFKIAVQSNEVPIKTIVATLLLYGVKEFLNDIIFSCPEEHFQVYGSLFIFGPSIFLFCLSLLASPPFWQAVTGCCLLRCRGKKLLLMKAKNSVFVACLPPLIWLMYAFVEQDYYVCAKLGPLKAALAMANTTAQREAVKKEFTQAKTTSQLIAWGLVLGIVILSTIFVTIYRLCLPIDPKLLGKYAYEEYEADKAVALFNEKVKPLAEQQAQDLIDGLFETYKDKDPEEQLAIVEEQLKKLFPRHAGVLTGSVRSYPSGSRQVSPAIASKKTEAGNTIELRPMMS; encoded by the coding sequence ATGTCTGGAGCTGCTGCTAGTTTTTTTACAACCATTGCAACTGCGTTCAAAATAGCCGTGCAATCGAACGAAGTTCCAATTAAGACCATCGTGGCCACATTGCTGTTGTACGGCGTGAAAGAATTTCTTAACGACATCATCTTTTCTTGTCCGGaagaacattttcaagtttACGGCAGTCTCTTCATCTTCGGCCCGTCTATTTTCCTCTTCTGTCTTTCGCTGCTGGCTTCTCCTCCTTTTTGGCAAGCTGTCACCGGCTGTTGTCTCCTGAGATGTCGCGGAAAGAAATTGTTGTTGATGAAGGCGAAAAATAGCGTGTTCGTGGCCTGTTTGCCTCCTCTTATTTGGTTGATGTACGCTTTTGTCGAACAGGACTATTACGTTTGTGCTAAACTTGGCCCTCTTAAAGCGGCACTTGCTATGGCAAACACAACTGCGCAGAGAGAAGCCGTGAAGAAGGAATTTACTCAAGCAAAAACGACGTCACAGTTGATCGCATGGGGTTTAGTACTAGGTATAGTTATTCTTTCCACAATCTTCGTCACGATCTACCGCTTGTGCTTGCCAATTGATCCAAAACTACTGGGCAAATACGCTTATGAGGAATACGAAGCCGACAAAGCTGTGGCCCTTTTCAACGAAAAAGTAAAACCTCTCGCAGAACAACAAGCGCAAGACCTGATCGATGGTTTGTTTGAGACGTACAAGGACAAAGATCCCGAGGAACAGCTTGCAATTGTCGAGGAGCAGCTCAAGAAACTATTCCCGAGACATGCTGGTGTTTTAACGGGATCTGTTCGATCTTACCCAAGTGGATCAAGACAAGTGTCACCAGCTATTGCTTCAAAGAAAACAGAGGCAGGGAATACCATAGAGTTACGTCCAATGATGTCATAG
- the LOC131787237 gene encoding rho GTPase-activating protein 32: MATWYTSDTSPSGPSNVGYHPSNKYGLPQSQYETSSHSSRVMKLPLSFTGTTKRSVIMEKTSPQDNKGDFVHDDSTWVTGTYKKVRQHGGNSRFPRIEDMPHFHYDFVDLGEQVKIGLYTDNGGDKRYHNGTAEEGTLLVNVICRGKSWILTRTIGNLRLLDRALHRCLFDRSHSKLKSLARLPDSEKYCRSEECFQVVQAYLARVSELADDAMNCSAVLNWLELDNHGNHTLLTDESPINVPGIAAAHVVKRYTAQAVDELSLEVGGIISVIDMPPVDESLWWRGKQGFEVGFFPSQCVEVISDKTDGNTPLPGHAAPSNMTPVAKKRGKIVSFLRLFLSSRPSKARLLQSGILKERTFGCDLGEHLVKTNQQVPLVLVKCAEVIEKNGIVDGIYRLSGMSSNIQKLRLAFDGEEPPDLLKDCYIRDIHCISSLLKMYFRELPNPLLTYHLYDKFVTAIHISDELQRQIAVHHVVQQLPPPHYRTLEYLLRHLSHVASFSPQTGMHAKNLAIVWSPNLLRPMSLDSGGAALLQVNVQAVIVEYLIKNVHVFFDEKAAAAAIVANPRYSSGSWERQQKIVADSDIAGAPSLGPRMASLSISPPTKLISLEEARARAQTTPSRPSGKLIRAKSVEEPQRVETPVYRTSVEVPARRKTSEGSMSGRKWKTFFSHKGKNLEAPSSVAKVQETSQGTYFTVMREPRPQREVGVEVRQAQSAENVNEVYVDSQLRPARARHVRSDVNHTAREITTPVHQPVTISFTRQPARQRAQTSSEMNVTRHHPVLTKFKRVSSDQTVFYTKVEYHPVRTNHRRASTGGDELELSTLRRREIQPSEHSRPISHYENRPRSIYDNEPTPQRYSSPVFSQNCHTITEEQHRYSTPANMGTPPMKKSSRRRLSDQQIAITGARLAHASVVPCSNSGRPMH, encoded by the exons ATGGCTACTTGGTACACGTCTGACACGAGTCCTTCAG GGCCAAGTAATGTAGGCTATCATCCGTCTAACAAATATGGTCTCCCGCAATCGCAATACGAAACTTCAAG CCACAGCTCTAGAGTGATGAAGTTacctttgagttttactggaaCAACAAAACGAAGTGTTATTATGGAAAAAACTTCACCACAAGACAACAAG GGTGACTTTGTTCATGATGACTCTACTTGGGTAACTGGAACTTACAAGAAAGTCAG GCAACATGGTGGAAACTCTCGTTTTCCAAGAATTGAGGACATGCCACATTTTCATTACGACTTTGTGGACCTTGGTGAGCAAGTGAAG ATAGGTCTTTACACAGACAATGGAGGCGACAAACGATACCATAACGGAACTGCAGAGGAAGGAACACTTCTG GTTAACGTTATATGCAGAGGAAAGTCGTGGATTTTGACGAGGACAATCGGTAACTTGCGGCTCCTTGATCGCGCACTTCACAG GTGCCTATTTGACAGAAGTCATAGCAAATTAAAATCTCTCGCACGCCTTCCCGACAGTGAAAAATATTGCAGGAGCGAA GAATGTTTTCAGGTGGTACAGGCTTACCTGGCCAGAGTATCCGAGCTTGCTGATGATGCTATGAACTGTAGTGCAGTCTTGAACTGGCTCGAG CTCGATAACCATGGAAACCACACGTTACTGACAGACGAATCACCAATCAACGTTCCAGGAATAGCAGCTGCTCACGTGGTCAAACGATACACCGCGCAAGCCGTGGACGAACTTTCTCTTGAG GTTGGAGGGATCATCTCTGTGATTGATATGCCCCCTGTTGATGAAAGTTTGTGGTGGAGAGGAAAACAAGGATTCGAG GTAGGATTTTTTCCAAGTCAGTGCGTTGAAGTAATCAGTGACAAAACGGACGGAAATACCCCCCTGCCAGGTCACGCGGCCCCCTCAAATATGACACCAG ttGCAAAGAAGCGAGGCAAAATTGTGTCTTTCTTGAGACTGTTCCTATCTTCCCGCCCATCAAAGGCGAGGCTTTTGCAGAGTGGTATTCTAAA GGAACGGACATTTGGTTGCGACTTGGGCGAGCATTTAGTGAAAACCAACCAGCAAG TTCCTCTGGTATTGGTAAAATGTGCCGAGGTGATCGAGAAAAATGGCATCGTAGATGGGATTTATCGTCTCTCCGGCATGTCATCCAACATTCAGAAACTCAG ATTGGCATTTGATGGGGAAGAACCACCTGATCTTTTGAAAGACTGTTACATCCGGGACATACATTGCATAAGCTCTTTGCTCAAGATGTACTTTAG AGAGCTACCTAATCCGTTGCTGACTTATCATCTCTACGACAAGTTTGTG ACCGCCATTCATATTTCTGATGAACTGCAACGTCAGATTGCTGTCCATCACGTAGTTCAGCAACTTCCCCCTCCCCACTACAGAACACTGGAATACTTGTTACGCCACTTGTCACATGTCGCCTCGTTTTCGCCCCAGACTGGCATGCATGCGAAGAACCTGGCGATAGTGTGGTCACCAAACCTCCTCCGACCCATGTCGCTTGACAGCGGAGGTGCGGCCCTTCTGCAAGTTAATGTTCAAGCTGTTATTGTCGAGTATCTTATTAAGAACGTTCACGTGTTTTTTGACGAGAAGGCGGCTGCCGCCGCCATCGTGGCAAATCCGCGATATTCTTCGGGTTCTTGGGAAAGACAACAAAAGATCGTCGCTGATTCAG ATATCGCTGGCGCTCCTTCCCTTGGTCCACGGATGGCTTCGCTGTCTATTTCCCCTCCTACGAAACTAATATCACTGGAAGAAGCCCGGGCACGTGCTCAGACCACGCCTTCTAGACCCTCAGGGAAGCTCATTCGAGCCAAGTCGGTAGAGGAGCCTCAGCGGGTTGAGACCCCTGTGTACAGGACGTCAGTGGAGGTTCCCGCAAGACGGAAAACAAGTGAAGGATCCATGAGTGGACGTAAATGGAAGACCTTTTTCAGTCACAAAGGGAAGAATTTAGAGGCTCCGTCATCAGTGGCCAAAGTCCAGGAAACGAGCCAAGGGACATATTTTACCGTCATGCGTGAGCCCCGACCTCAGCGCGAGGTAGGTGTCGAAGTGCGCCAAGCACAGAGCGCAGAGAACGTCAATGAGGTCTATGTTGACTCACAACTGCGGCCTGCTCGGGCCAGACATGTACGCAGTGATGTAAATCATACTGCGAGGGAGATAACAACTCCCGTGCACCAACCGGTTACTATATCATTCACTCGTCAACCGGCGCGACAACGCGCACAAACCTCAAGCGAGATGAACGTTACAAGACACCATCCGGTATTGACAAAGTTCAAACGTGTGTCATCTGATCAAACTGTCTTTTATACAAAAGTCGAATATCACCCCGTGCGGACCAATCATCGAAGGGCATCTACGGGTGGCGACGAGCTCGAGCTCTCCACCTTACGGAGACGAGAAATACAACCCTCCGAGCATTCTCGGCCCATATCCCATTACGAGAATCGTCCGAGGTCGATTTACGATAATGAACCGACCCCTCAGCGATATTCCTCGCCGGTCTTCTCACAGAATTGCCACACGATAACCGAAGAACAACATCGCTACTCGACGCCAGCAAACATGGGCACCCCTCCCATGAAGAAATCATCCAGACGTAGGCTGTCAGATCAGCAGATTGCTATCACGGGAGCCAGGCTTGCCCATGCGTCTGTTGTACCGTGCTCCAACAGCGGTAGGCCGATGCATTAA